The following are encoded together in the Nitrospira sp. genome:
- a CDS encoding sigma 54-interacting transcriptional regulator yields the protein MRGPTTLSRVWISSIPLQALSIGLGSAAISVLLWFSSPATFTALDYTAFDTWLLHRHSMAVNPSLTVVSRDPASEERFGSGHWDRAILAQLVVAIHEAGAAVIGLDHRLDRASPSQVGGAASDALLLEALRTASPVVLVYETESLLHSDTAISAHHEVERDSDNVTRHVSLFTRIESQTIPAFAVALFNQFRGQTPPSAPVSSGHARAAALVNVAGDGSLVALQPILLSSVWERIQQRDEQQLTSWFKNRIVVIRADPPGSETRVLASGTVVDRMTAHLHLLNALLNNEPIVSFGWTTRLVITTVLGSVVAWILLRWRETTGFFLAAGIVLLYGACTAASLSLASLVLAVGLPLLASVLAFMGATALVNLMASQRLILLEGDMIQLQEESAAVREALIMREDRAEALQEDLAVATATIAHSAGQQEELATMMDALRAQIVEAQQQEQEARGQLEQLERQLGDLRVATLGPHKVADAALDRSQTEARRYGIMTQDRPLLRLFHDLKKGAKSRLSVLLLGEPGTGKELFARAVHQLSPRSARAFIPVNMAAISPELFESELFGHMKGSFTGATADRRGYFGLADHGTIFLDEIGDLRMDHQSKLLRVLQDGTFYRVGATTQTMVDVRIVAATNRDLQRGVSEGWFREDLYFRLTGLVFYLPPLRHRPGDIPLLVETFLSRIADETGKPVPTLTNDALRSLVEHDWKGNVRELRHCLERAITLNDGSMLTKDSLRLRENSQGSLGHTRLPPPESAGDTAVLACLREHRFDMQATAAALGWDRSTVTQRLKGLCFQTLVDTSGDHAKAAQVIAGDPSHVRTAEVKLRDYYGHLQSVIEPFSTAEQALAECRRRFKNLPERYFAPVETLVRRYFEQR from the coding sequence ATGCGTGGTCCCACGACACTTTCACGTGTATGGATCTCCTCGATTCCTCTCCAAGCTTTGAGCATCGGCTTGGGAAGCGCGGCGATTTCGGTCCTGTTGTGGTTTTCGTCTCCCGCGACTTTTACGGCTCTGGATTATACTGCCTTCGATACATGGCTTCTTCACCGACACAGCATGGCCGTGAATCCGTCATTGACCGTCGTCTCTCGCGACCCCGCCAGTGAAGAACGGTTTGGATCCGGCCACTGGGACCGTGCCATTCTGGCTCAACTCGTTGTGGCGATACATGAGGCCGGTGCGGCAGTGATCGGACTCGACCATCGCTTGGACCGCGCAAGCCCGTCCCAAGTCGGTGGCGCCGCAAGCGACGCCCTCCTCCTTGAGGCCCTTCGCACAGCCTCACCTGTCGTGCTTGTGTACGAGACTGAATCCCTTCTTCACTCCGATACGGCGATCTCTGCTCACCATGAAGTCGAGCGCGACAGTGACAACGTGACTCGGCACGTTTCACTTTTCACCAGGATTGAATCCCAAACAATCCCCGCCTTCGCAGTGGCCCTATTCAACCAATTTCGAGGACAGACCCCGCCGTCGGCGCCCGTTTCTTCAGGCCACGCGCGTGCGGCTGCGCTGGTGAACGTGGCCGGAGATGGATCACTCGTGGCGCTCCAGCCGATCCTGCTGTCATCAGTCTGGGAAAGGATCCAGCAGCGAGACGAGCAACAACTCACCTCGTGGTTCAAAAACCGAATTGTTGTCATCCGTGCTGATCCACCCGGCTCAGAAACCCGTGTCTTAGCCTCTGGAACCGTCGTCGACCGCATGACCGCCCATCTTCACCTTCTCAATGCCCTGCTCAACAATGAACCGATCGTGTCTTTCGGTTGGACGACCAGGCTGGTCATCACAACCGTACTGGGATCAGTCGTGGCATGGATCCTTTTACGATGGCGAGAGACAACCGGTTTCTTTCTCGCGGCCGGTATCGTCCTGCTGTATGGAGCATGCACCGCCGCGAGTCTAAGTCTGGCGTCGCTCGTTCTAGCCGTCGGGCTCCCATTGTTAGCCTCCGTGCTTGCCTTCATGGGTGCCACCGCACTGGTGAATCTGATGGCGAGCCAGCGTCTCATATTGCTCGAAGGTGACATGATCCAGCTCCAGGAAGAGTCTGCTGCCGTTCGTGAAGCACTGATCATGCGCGAAGACCGAGCAGAGGCACTTCAGGAAGATTTAGCAGTAGCGACGGCCACCATCGCACATTCAGCCGGACAACAGGAAGAGTTAGCGACAATGATGGATGCGCTACGAGCCCAAATTGTCGAGGCCCAACAGCAGGAACAGGAAGCACGCGGGCAACTGGAGCAACTAGAGCGACAACTCGGCGACCTCCGGGTAGCGACCCTGGGACCACACAAGGTCGCCGACGCAGCGCTTGACCGATCCCAAACCGAAGCCCGTCGGTATGGAATCATGACGCAAGATCGGCCGCTCCTTCGGCTTTTTCACGACCTCAAGAAGGGGGCCAAGTCTCGCCTGTCGGTTCTTTTGCTCGGGGAGCCGGGAACCGGCAAGGAGCTTTTTGCCCGAGCCGTTCATCAGTTAAGTCCGCGTTCTGCCAGAGCGTTCATTCCGGTCAACATGGCTGCAATTTCGCCTGAGCTTTTTGAAAGTGAACTGTTTGGGCATATGAAGGGGAGTTTTACCGGAGCGACGGCCGATCGCCGTGGGTACTTTGGTCTCGCCGACCATGGCACGATCTTTTTGGATGAAATCGGAGACCTCCGGATGGATCATCAGAGTAAGTTGTTGCGGGTGTTACAAGACGGGACCTTTTATCGTGTCGGTGCCACGACGCAAACGATGGTTGATGTTCGTATTGTGGCTGCAACCAATCGCGACCTGCAAAGAGGGGTTTCGGAAGGATGGTTTCGGGAGGACCTGTACTTCAGACTCACCGGGCTTGTCTTCTACCTTCCACCGCTTCGCCATCGTCCCGGAGATATCCCGCTTCTCGTTGAGACCTTCCTGAGCCGGATCGCCGACGAAACAGGAAAGCCGGTCCCAACACTCACGAACGACGCACTTCGTTCGCTGGTTGAGCATGACTGGAAAGGGAATGTCAGGGAACTCCGTCACTGTTTGGAACGAGCCATCACGCTGAACGATGGCTCCATGTTGACCAAAGATTCGCTCCGGCTCCGTGAAAATTCTCAAGGGAGCTTAGGACATACAAGGCTGCCACCCCCTGAATCGGCCGGTGACACGGCAGTTCTTGCCTGCCTCAGAGAGCATCGGTTCGACATGCAGGCCACAGCCGCAGCACTAGGATGGGATCGCAGCACGGTGACGCAGCGCTTGAAGGGACTCTGCTTCCAGACCCTGGTCGACACCAGTGGAGACCACGCCAAGGCTGCACAAGTCATTGCCGGTGATCCCAGCCATGTGCGAACCGCCGAAGTAAAACTCAGGGACTACTATGGTCATCTACAGTCCGTAATCGAACCATTTTCGACTGCGGAGCAGGCACTTGCAGAATGCAGGCGCCGTTTCAAAAACCTGCCTGAACGGTACTTTGCGCCGGTGGAAACCCTGGTTCGCCGGTATTTTGAACAAAGATGA
- a CDS encoding transposase — MPRIPGGHIAGHASHVLNRGNAGAAVSQKDADYAAFLELLGAAKARHPIQILAFCLMPNHVHLVVQSVTSTALSPFMQWWMTSHVRRYHRHYRSHGHVWQGRFKRVPIQQDRHLLTVLRNVLRNPVRAGCVRLPARSS; from the coding sequence ATGCCTCGGATTCCTGGCGGCCATATCGCTGGGCACGCCTCCCATGTGTTGAACCGTGGCAATGCTGGAGCTGCCGTCTCTCAGAAAGACGCCGACTATGCCGCCTTCCTCGAGCTGCTTGGCGCGGCCAAAGCCCGACATCCCATCCAGATCTTGGCCTTCTGCCTGATGCCGAATCATGTTCATTTGGTCGTGCAATCCGTGACGAGTACGGCCTTGAGCCCGTTCATGCAATGGTGGATGACCAGTCACGTCCGTCGCTATCATCGGCATTACCGGAGTCATGGCCATGTCTGGCAAGGGCGCTTCAAACGTGTTCCGATTCAACAGGACCGCCATCTCCTCACGGTCCTCCGCAACGTGCTTCGTAATCCGGTGCGCGCGGGGTGCGTCAGATTGCCCGCCAGATCATCTTGA
- a CDS encoding DUF4393 domain-containing protein has translation MEEETKAVKEVATTVGKAIDAMAQAGQFFAKFFTGPLEQASGIVEDRLRFMRLERYMRLKERAVEILRQREISGPTRAVPLSILVRILEFGSMEEDNDLQDLWAQLLVTAGDAKSGIVVEPAFIGILQNLSSRDAAILDKIYSFPMEYEKLGLYTYALPEKLVTDNPTVEMNPPKDVCQSLGNLNRLGLIASGMMWDAGSNYQLVSQTVLGRAFVTACRGTSS, from the coding sequence GTGGAAGAAGAGACAAAGGCCGTAAAGGAAGTTGCCACAACAGTGGGGAAAGCGATTGATGCCATGGCTCAGGCAGGGCAATTCTTTGCTAAATTCTTTACTGGGCCACTAGAGCAGGCGTCCGGCATTGTGGAAGACAGGCTAAGATTCATGCGGTTGGAACGGTATATGCGCCTTAAGGAGCGTGCGGTAGAGATCCTTCGTCAGCGGGAAATATCGGGACCTACTCGAGCTGTACCACTCAGCATCTTAGTTCGCATACTGGAATTTGGCTCTATGGAAGAAGACAACGACCTCCAGGACTTATGGGCTCAATTACTCGTGACTGCGGGTGATGCTAAAAGTGGAATTGTTGTGGAGCCCGCTTTTATTGGCATTCTCCAAAATCTAAGTTCTCGTGATGCAGCAATACTGGACAAGATTTATTCGTTTCCTATGGAGTACGAAAAATTAGGACTCTACACGTACGCACTTCCTGAGAAACTAGTCACTGACAACCCCACCGTGGAAATGAATCCACCTAAAGATGTATGTCAGTCACTTGGAAACTTGAACCGGCTTGGATTAATTGCTTCTGGCATGATGTGGGACGCGGGCTCCAACTACCAACTTGTTTCTCAAACTGTCCTTGGTCGTGCATTCGTAACCGCATGTCGTGGTACATCGTCCTAG
- a CDS encoding DUF2235 domain-containing protein: MSGKNIVLCSDGTGNTAIKARGTNVFKLYEAVDIQGHKFDSTLTPQVAFYDDGVGTSRLAPMKLIGGAFGYGFGKNVRDLYTELAHVYEPGDHLYLFGFSRGAYTVRALSGLIQYCGILDIKKVGYESLKRCVEDCWTAFRREAFKRVSESQRREGQPTADYSREDRERRERFCAVMDDTHVPDGSVTIDFVGVWDTVGAVGMPFEELRDLFNWVYPMRFSELTPSSRITRACHALSIDDDRRTFHPELWNEKGIRSTQVDQVWFAGVHSNVGGGYVKHGMSLVALDWMMAEAERCGLRFIEADRNYVRTHHDVHDELYDARAGLGAYYRWQPRDIVRLCRDHHISRPKIHISVFERIANGTGCYAPLNLPAQCLVVRTNDDCPWPGKTTLSDIEREGTQTERSTLASPDNQSLLENIRGTVQSGKMSYYTFVAATIPALGWWYALPPFPQIVHAIAQWCPYPNLVIGGLYACVGGLIWWWAKRVDDRMESVAQDHWQRHREALRGVFMNSWLAGLSRAHDVGVRRDPLTVRTTPSLVVKRSVGESKTG, from the coding sequence ATGTCAGGGAAAAACATCGTGTTGTGTTCGGACGGAACAGGCAATACAGCGATTAAGGCCCGAGGGACCAATGTGTTCAAACTCTACGAGGCTGTGGACATCCAAGGGCATAAGTTTGATTCGACGTTGACCCCACAAGTGGCTTTCTACGACGATGGCGTTGGTACGTCGCGGTTGGCTCCGATGAAACTCATCGGTGGGGCATTCGGGTACGGATTCGGCAAGAACGTGCGGGATCTGTATACCGAGTTGGCTCATGTCTATGAACCGGGTGACCACCTCTACCTGTTCGGGTTTAGTCGGGGCGCCTACACCGTCCGGGCGCTGTCGGGGCTCATTCAGTATTGTGGAATTCTCGACATCAAAAAGGTTGGGTACGAATCCCTCAAGAGATGTGTCGAGGACTGTTGGACGGCGTTTCGGCGGGAAGCATTTAAGCGCGTGTCGGAAAGCCAGCGACGCGAAGGTCAGCCGACAGCCGATTACAGTCGGGAAGATCGAGAACGGCGGGAACGGTTTTGCGCCGTTATGGACGATACTCACGTACCGGACGGATCAGTCACGATTGATTTCGTTGGTGTGTGGGATACGGTTGGGGCGGTGGGGATGCCGTTTGAAGAACTCCGTGACCTGTTCAATTGGGTCTACCCCATGCGGTTTTCCGAACTGACACCCAGTAGCCGGATCACTCGTGCCTGTCACGCACTCTCGATCGACGATGACCGCCGCACGTTTCACCCAGAGTTGTGGAACGAGAAAGGCATTCGTTCAACGCAGGTCGATCAAGTATGGTTCGCCGGGGTGCACTCCAACGTGGGCGGCGGCTACGTGAAGCACGGCATGTCTCTGGTGGCATTGGATTGGATGATGGCCGAAGCAGAGCGATGTGGGCTGCGGTTTATCGAGGCCGACCGCAACTATGTCCGTACGCACCACGATGTGCACGACGAATTATACGATGCGAGAGCTGGATTGGGTGCGTACTATCGTTGGCAGCCGCGCGACATCGTCCGACTCTGTCGAGATCACCATATCTCTCGTCCCAAGATCCACATCAGCGTGTTCGAGCGGATCGCCAACGGTACGGGGTGCTATGCTCCGTTGAATCTACCCGCTCAGTGCCTGGTTGTTCGAACCAATGACGACTGCCCGTGGCCGGGAAAAACCACCTTGTCGGATATTGAGCGAGAAGGCACGCAAACCGAAAGGAGCACCCTCGCTTCTCCAGATAATCAATCATTACTCGAGAACATTCGCGGAACCGTGCAAAGCGGAAAGATGTCGTATTACACGTTTGTGGCGGCCACGATTCCGGCTCTCGGCTGGTGGTATGCGTTGCCGCCGTTTCCGCAAATAGTCCACGCCATTGCGCAATGGTGTCCGTACCCCAATCTCGTTATCGGCGGCTTGTATGCCTGTGTCGGTGGGCTGATCTGGTGGTGGGCTAAGCGAGTTGATGACCGGATGGAGTCGGTGGCACAGGATCATTGGCAACGTCATCGAGAAGCGCTTCGCGGGGTTTTCATGAATAGCTGGTTGGCAGGCTTGTCACGAGCTCATGACGTGGGTGTACGGAGAGACCCATTGACCGTCCGAACGACGCCGAGTCTTGTGGTGAAGCGATCGGTTGGGGAATCCAAAACCGGTTAG
- a CDS encoding HIT family protein — MSDPTCKACLGTWPRPDYFIADLGLSKAYLHEDQFFPGWTVVVFQRHATELFHLAPPERIQLIEEVTLVANVLSEVYQAKKINYELLGNQLPHLHWHVIPRLGTDPAPLEPVWRVPHDPILLEGSVLQDTINRIAQALKKTS, encoded by the coding sequence AGGCCTGCCTGGGAACCTGGCCTCGACCAGACTATTTTATCGCAGATCTCGGATTGTCCAAAGCCTACCTTCACGAGGACCAGTTTTTCCCTGGATGGACCGTCGTGGTTTTTCAACGTCACGCCACTGAGTTATTCCACCTAGCACCCCCCGAGCGTATTCAGTTGATCGAGGAGGTCACCCTTGTGGCCAACGTTCTGTCTGAGGTCTACCAAGCCAAGAAGATCAACTATGAACTCCTTGGGAATCAGCTTCCCCATCTCCACTGGCATGTGATTCCTCGCCTTGGAACCGACCCGGCCCCGTTAGAACCGGTTTGGCGGGTGCCGCATGATCCCATCCTGCTCGAAGGATCAGTCCTCCAAGACACCATCAACCGCATCGCCCAAGCGCTGAAGAAGACAAGCTAG
- a CDS encoding tetratricopeptide repeat protein codes for MRFGLILLPLTVALLLIGPDLTHAHSFEEHAASFHGDISESPQAPSELEAPNRPNALTELEALRRSIRLLPNVPEYRLQLADALLRLGELDSAIEECRAAIRLQPDDGRAHLQLGLLLSAKQDWRAAGSALKAALRLEPNLPHAHYSLGTVHYSLGDVTSAIRDYRRALELRPHFVDAHHHLGLLLMITGQLKEAIPHLETAALGGVPEARLFLGNAYKDGQGVEKNLGLAIYWWMQAVELGEQTSFLSLSKLRRQTLAPGLSTLQRMELLTGFQAYRTRLWNDYPDMSRVSDRQSLGKALLAQGRGEDAIWALLKEGVTLSEEAHALLATLYETGPTPYLKPFDRRILACFETTAADGFPSAKKLLARIYGTGLGVDADLQKAKAILTGLPKKEAQAIFNELGIR; via the coding sequence ATGCGTTTCGGATTGATCCTCTTACCGCTCACAGTCGCCCTGCTGCTTATCGGTCCAGATCTCACGCATGCGCATTCGTTCGAGGAGCATGCGGCTTCATTCCACGGAGACATATCCGAGTCTCCTCAAGCACCCTCAGAATTGGAGGCACCCAATCGCCCCAATGCGCTGACAGAACTTGAAGCATTGCGGCGTTCTATCCGACTCCTGCCGAACGTCCCGGAGTACCGCCTCCAGCTCGCCGACGCGTTGTTACGCCTTGGCGAGCTGGACTCTGCCATCGAGGAATGTCGCGCTGCCATTCGGCTGCAACCAGATGATGGACGCGCGCACCTCCAGCTGGGCCTCTTACTCTCCGCAAAACAAGACTGGCGTGCTGCCGGCTCTGCGCTGAAAGCAGCGCTCCGGCTGGAACCGAACCTCCCCCACGCACACTACAGCCTGGGAACCGTTCACTACTCACTCGGCGACGTGACCTCAGCAATTCGAGACTATCGACGAGCACTCGAACTGCGCCCACATTTTGTGGATGCGCATCATCACCTCGGACTCCTCCTGATGATCACGGGACAGCTGAAAGAAGCCATCCCACATCTCGAAACGGCGGCTCTTGGGGGTGTGCCGGAAGCGCGGCTGTTCCTTGGCAATGCCTACAAAGACGGGCAAGGGGTCGAGAAAAACCTCGGACTGGCCATTTATTGGTGGATGCAGGCTGTTGAACTCGGTGAACAAACCTCCTTTCTCTCATTGTCAAAATTGCGGCGTCAGACCCTTGCTCCCGGATTGAGCACCCTCCAGCGCATGGAGCTGCTTACAGGTTTCCAGGCCTACCGCACCCGACTCTGGAACGACTACCCGGACATGAGTCGCGTGAGTGATCGACAATCGCTGGGGAAGGCTCTTCTCGCACAGGGTCGCGGAGAAGACGCAATTTGGGCACTGTTAAAGGAAGGCGTCACACTGAGCGAAGAGGCGCACGCGCTACTGGCCACTCTCTATGAAACCGGACCTACCCCTTACCTGAAGCCGTTCGACAGGAGAATCCTGGCTTGTTTCGAAACGACCGCAGCCGATGGATTCCCCTCCGCTAAAAAGCTTCTGGCCCGGATTTATGGGACAGGGCTCGGCGTCGATGCGGACCTTCAAAAGGCGAAGGCAATCCTCACCGGCCTTCCCAAGAAAGAAGCCCAGGCGATCTTCAACGAACTTGGAATTCGCTAG
- a CDS encoding RHS repeat protein, translating to MTQFGYDANSNLLTVTDAKNQTTTYTYDNMDRLATRKDALNRTESYQDDLAGNLTHPARTGLRSTLRRTVRRWRSC from the coding sequence GTGACCCAATTCGGCTACGATGCCAACAGCAATCTCCTGACCGTGACCGATGCGAAGAACCAGACGACGACGTACACCTATGACAACATGGATCGGCTGGCCACGCGAAAGGATGCACTCAATCGAACGGAAAGTTATCAAGATGATCTGGCGGGCAATCTGACGCACCCCGCGCGCACCGGATTACGAAGCACGTTGCGGAGGACCGTGAGGAGATGGCGGTCCTGTTGA